The genome window ATTGGTCACGAGGACTACTCGCTCCCGGACTACCGTCCGGACGACGCTGGGCCAGCCCGCCTTCTTGATGTTCGAAGCCGCCAGCGGCTCGAGTGCCTCGAGCGGCGCAGCATTCAGATTCAGGGAACCCATCGGAACCTCCTGTAGACGGGGAAATTATACCCATTTGGGCAATATTCTCATTTGGCCCATTTTGGCAAGTTCAAGGGAAGGCAGATGCCGTGGTGCGATCACGAGAGCTCGGAACCTCGGCATCAGGGCAACTGGAGGTCGGGGCGCAGCCAGGCCCTACCGGGAGTCTGCCGTAGTCTCCCAGAACCCCGGATACGAGGTCTCGGTGCACGCCGTGTCCTCGATTTCTACGCCGTCCGGGACCAACCGCCCGGCGATGGCGGCCGTCATCGCGATGCGGTGGTCGCCGCCGCTGGCTACCCCGCCCGATCGCCAGTCGGTGGGCCCGGTGACGATCAATCCGTCCGGCCGCTCCTCGATCCGGGCACCGAGCGCCCCCAGCACCCGGGAAACGGCCGCCAGGCGGTCGGATTCCTTGACCCGCAGTTCGGCCGCGTCGCGGATCTCGCTGGTGCCTGCAGCGCAGGCGAGCGCCAGGGTCAGGATCGGGATCTCGTCGATGCTGCGGGTCAGCAGATCGCCGGCCACGGTGGTGGCCCGCAGTGCCGAGTGGCGCACGCGCACGTCGCCCACCGGTTCGCCGGCCGCATCGCGGGCGTCCTCGACCGCCAGATCGGCGCCCATGGCCAGGAGCACGTCGAGGAGACCGGTCCGCGACGGGTTGAGGCCGACGTTTTCGACGACCAGGTCGCTGCCGGGGACGATCGCGCCCGCCACCAGCCAGAACGCGGCCGACGACAGATCGCCGGGTACTTGCACGTCCCGCGCCGCGAGGGGACGGCCGCCGCGCAGGAGGATGGCGCCGTCCTCGCGGCGGCGGAGGTCGGCCCCCATCGCCGCCAGCATCCGCTCGGTGTGGTCCCGCGAGAGCGCGGGTTCGCGGTAGGTCGTGAGTTCGGGACTCCGCAGGGCCGCGAGCAGCACGGCGCTCTTGACCTGCGCGCTGGCCACCGGGCTCTCGTAAGCGATGGCCGACACCGGGCCGCCGCGCACCGCCAATGGAGCGAGATCGCCGCCGGCGCGGCCGTCGATGCGCATGCCCATCTTCCGCAGCGGCCGGGCCACGCGCCCCATGGGCCGCCGGCGGATCGACGCGTCGCCGGTGAGCACCGCGAAGCCGTCCAGACCGGCCAGCAAGCCCAGCAGCAGCCGGATCGACGTGCCCGAGTTGCCCACGTCCAGGATCGCCTCGGGCTCGCGCAGGCCGTGCAGGCCCACGCCGTCCACGTCCCACTCGGTGCCGCCGCCGACGATGGGCACGCCCAGGGCCTGCAGGCAGCGGAGGGTGTCGAGGCAGTCCTCGCCGGCCAGGAAGCCGGTGATGCGGGAGGGGCCTTCGGCGATCGCCGCGAACATGGCGGCGCGGTGGGACAGCGACTTGTCGCCGGGGACGCGGATGCGGCCGACCAGGGGGCCACCGGCCTGGACTATGCGGGTGTCGGTCATGGCGGCCGGCGAGACGCCTGCGGTCCCAGGCGCTTTAAGTCCGGAGTCGCCCATTGCGGGCGCCTGGTTCCCGGATCCCCCTAGTACTTCGCCCGCCAATCGTGGATTCCCTGCGCGAGGGCCTTGAACTCCTTGCCCATCTTGTTCTGGATCAGGACCTCGAACTGCGCGAGCTGGTACCGGAGCGCCGCCAGGCCGAGCAGGACCGCCTCCTCGTTCTCGATCGCCATCGCCTGGC of Candidatus Tanganyikabacteria bacterium contains these proteins:
- the aroA gene encoding 3-phosphoshikimate 1-carboxyvinyltransferase; the protein is MTDTRIVQAGGPLVGRIRVPGDKSLSHRAAMFAAIAEGPSRITGFLAGEDCLDTLRCLQALGVPIVGGGTEWDVDGVGLHGLREPEAILDVGNSGTSIRLLLGLLAGLDGFAVLTGDASIRRRPMGRVARPLRKMGMRIDGRAGGDLAPLAVRGGPVSAIAYESPVASAQVKSAVLLAALRSPELTTYREPALSRDHTERMLAAMGADLRRREDGAILLRGGRPLAARDVQVPGDLSSAAFWLVAGAIVPGSDLVVENVGLNPSRTGLLDVLLAMGADLAVEDARDAAGEPVGDVRVRHSALRATTVAGDLLTRSIDEIPILTLALACAAGTSEIRDAAELRVKESDRLAAVSRVLGALGARIEERPDGLIVTGPTDWRSGGVASGGDHRIAMTAAIAGRLVPDGVEIEDTACTETSYPGFWETTADSR